GGAGCGCCGCCAACGACATGATTTCCACCGGTACCCATGTCGGCACGCACATTGATGCCCTGGCGCACGTGAGCCAAGACGGCAAACTGTTCGGTGGAGCAGATGCCGGAAGCGCGTGTCTCGGGGGTAAGTATGTGGAACACGGCGTGCACACCATCAAGCCGATGGTGTGTCGGGGGGTCCTGCTCGACGTTCCCACCTACCTCGGGGTTGCTGACCTCGAAGGCGGCTATGAAATTACGGCCGAGGACATTGCGGGAACGATCAACACGCAGCACACACCGGTGGGCCCGGGCGACGTTGTGCTGATCCGCTCCGGCTGGGGCAAGAAGTTCGCCGAAGGAGCCGCCTACGTGGGTGGCCCCTCGGGAGTGCCTGGAATCGGCGAAGGTGCCGCGACCTGGCTGGCAGCGCAGCACATTCACGCGGCCGGTGCCGACACCATTGCGTTCGAACGGCTGGCACCGGGCGGCGGGCACGCCCATCTGCCGGCTCATCGCGTGTTCCTCGTAGAAAACGGGATCTACATTATTGAAGCGCTCGACCTTGAGGAGCTAGCAAGCCGGCGTCTGTACGAATTTATCTTCGTCTTGGTGCCCTTGAATATCTTCGGGGCAACGGGGTCTCCCGTGCGACCGCTGGCGTTGGTCTCCGCATGAGCACCGAGACGACACTCGCCCAACAACTGGCCGACTTTGCAGCCAATCTGCACTACGACGACATCCCTGTCGCTGTGGTCGAGAGCATCAAAGCCCGGGTGCTGGATATCCTCGGCATCTGCGCTGCAGCAGCTCCGCTGGAGACGAGTCGCGGCGCGCGCGCCTGGGCCATGGAGCAGGGGGGCAGCGCACAGGCCAATGCCGTTGGGGTGGCGCAGGCTCTGCCTGCGTCACTTGCAGCCTTTGTCAACGGCGTACTTGCGCATTCGCTCGACTATGACGACACACACCTTCCATCGGTGTTGCATCCGAGCGCCAGCGTCATTCCGGCGGTTCTCGCTGCCGCGCAGGCCAAGGGCGCCAACGGTACTGAGGTCATTCGCGCCATTGCGATTGGACTCGAGACCACGGTGCGTCTCGGCATGGCTGGTTTTGACAAGGAGAGCGGCAACTCGGTGTTCTTCGAACACGGGCAGCATGCAACCTCAATTTGCGGAACGATGGGGGCCGCTACCGCTGTCGCCGCGCTCTATGGTGATGCCACGCTCATACGAAACTCACTCGGTGTCGCAGCATCAATGGCCTCGGGAATTATCGAATCAAACCGAACCGGCGGAACCGTCAAGCGCATCCACTGTGGCTGGGCTGCGCACTCGGCAATCAGCGCCGTCAACTTGGTGCGCTTCGGGCTGACCGGGCCACCCACGGTGCTGGAAGGCCGATTCGGCTTTTATCAGGCGTGGCTGCACGGCAAATTTAAGGCCAGCGAGATCACCGACGGCCTCGGCAAGACGTGGTCCATCCAAGACATCTTCTTCAAGCCCTACCCGGCGAATCACTTCACTCACGCAGCGGTCGACGCCGCTGCGGCACTCCGACGCGCGGGGATCACCCCCGAGCTGATCGAGTCCCTCGTATTGGGCGTGCCTGCTCCTAATCTGCGAACCATTGGGGAGCCAATCGAGGTGAAGCGCCGGCCAGAGACGGGGTACATGGCTCAGTTCTCTGGACCGTATGCCGTGGCAGCTGGTCTCCTCGGCGGCGGCGGACTTGAAGTCGGCCTCGATGACTATACCGACGAGCTCGCGCAGGACCCGGTTCGGCGACAGATTATGGCTAAGGTCAACGTGGTACCTGACGCCGAATGCACCGCGATCTTCCCGATGCAATTTCCGGCAGTGTTGACCGCCCATCTTGTGGATGGCCGCACCATTGTGGAAAAGGTGCTCACCACCCGCGGGGGCCCCGATCGTCCCCTCAGTTTCGACGAGCTCAGCCGCAAGTTCCGTGACAACGCTCAGCGAACGCTGAGCAGTGACGCCATGGATCACCTTGAGGCGGGTTGTCGCGACCTCGACCAGAGTGAGAACGTCAACGACATCTTCGTGCACCTCTCCACAATCGACGCGGATGCACCTACCGCGTCGATTCCTTCAACTCACTTCACCTCCGCCACCGTTTAGAAAGGCACGACATGTTCACTTATGACCTGTTGATCAAGAATGTCCACGTGGTCCGGCCAGACCAAGATCACGTGGAATCTCTGGATGTCGCCATCAAGGACGGCAAGTTTGCGTCCATCGCGGCCGACATTGACCCCAGCACCGCTGCTGACGTGGTTGACGGCCAGGGGCGGCATCTCTTCCCGGGCGTCGTGGATGCCCACCAGCACTGGGGCATCTACAACGAGCTGTCCGAGGACACCAATATTGAGAGCCGCGCGAGCGCCCAGGGTGGGGTGACCAGCGGAATTACATATGTACGCACCGGTGCGTACTACCTCAACAAGTCCGGCCCGTATAAGACCATTTTCCCCGAGATCCTGCAGGCGGCCGAAGGCCGGGCCTTCATCGACTACGCCTTTCACGTCGCCCCGATTCTCAAGGAGCACATCGACGAAATCCCTGATCTGATCGACATGGGCGTGCCCTCGTTCAAGATCTTCATGTTTTATGGGATTCACGGTCTCCATGGCCGGTCGAGTGATCAGGGAAAGTTCCTCATGATTCCCGAGGACGAATCCTACGACTACGCCCATTTCGAGTTCATCATGCGCGGCATTGAGAAGGCCCGCCGTAACCCGAAGTACGCGGCAATCAAGGATCAGATCTCGCTGTCACTGCACTGTGAGACCGCCGAGATCATGCGCGCGTATACCAAGCTCGTGGAAGAGGAGGGCGTGCTCACCGGGCTCGAGGCCTACAGCGCCTCCCGTCCACCGCACTCGGAGGGCCTCGCAATCACAATCGCGTCTTATCTGGCCTACGAGACTGAGATGCCGAATATCAATCTCCTGCACCTCAGCTCACGCAAAGCCATCGAAGCGGCCATGCTCATGCAGACGACTTTTCCGCACATCAATTTTCGCCGCGAAGTCACCGTCGGGCACCTGCTCGCCGACTGCGAAACCACCGGGATTGGCGGCAAAGTCAACCCGCCGCTGCGCCCTCGCGAAGACGTCGAGGCAATGTGGACACACCTCTTGGCCGGGGACTTCTCCTGGGTGAGCTCGGACCACGCCTGCTGCAAAGACGAGGCCAAGTTCGGCGATCCGAAGGACGACGTCTTTCTGGCCAAGTCGGGGTTCGGCGGGGCCGAGTACCTGCTGCCCGGACTCATCTCCGAAGGACGCAAGCGCGGCCTGTCATACAACAAGATTGCGCAGCTGGTGTCTCAGAACCCCGCCGCACGCTTCGGCTTGGCGGGCAAGGGCAACATTGCCGTTGGGTACGACGCCGACTTCTGTCTCATCGACGACACGGTCGGCCAGACCGTACGCGCCGATGACTCGCTCTCAGCCCAGGAATACACCCCGTTCGAAGGGTATGAGCTCACCG
This sequence is a window from Cryobacterium sp. CG_9.6. Protein-coding genes within it:
- a CDS encoding cyclase family protein produces the protein MTDALIEAVAQGLHMVDLGRQLKVGMPQSPNHPQFWHTLPRRHGDSMRADGGSAANDMISTGTHVGTHIDALAHVSQDGKLFGGADAGSACLGGKYVEHGVHTIKPMVCRGVLLDVPTYLGVADLEGGYEITAEDIAGTINTQHTPVGPGDVVLIRSGWGKKFAEGAAYVGGPSGVPGIGEGAATWLAAQHIHAAGADTIAFERLAPGGGHAHLPAHRVFLVENGIYIIEALDLEELASRRLYEFIFVLVPLNIFGATGSPVRPLALVSA
- a CDS encoding dihydroorotase family protein, whose translation is MFTYDLLIKNVHVVRPDQDHVESLDVAIKDGKFASIAADIDPSTAADVVDGQGRHLFPGVVDAHQHWGIYNELSEDTNIESRASAQGGVTSGITYVRTGAYYLNKSGPYKTIFPEILQAAEGRAFIDYAFHVAPILKEHIDEIPDLIDMGVPSFKIFMFYGIHGLHGRSSDQGKFLMIPEDESYDYAHFEFIMRGIEKARRNPKYAAIKDQISLSLHCETAEIMRAYTKLVEEEGVLTGLEAYSASRPPHSEGLAITIASYLAYETEMPNINLLHLSSRKAIEAAMLMQTTFPHINFRREVTVGHLLADCETTGIGGKVNPPLRPREDVEAMWTHLLAGDFSWVSSDHACCKDEAKFGDPKDDVFLAKSGFGGAEYLLPGLISEGRKRGLSYNKIAQLVSQNPAARFGLAGKGNIAVGYDADFCLIDDTVGQTVRADDSLSAQEYTPFEGYELTATVTDTYLRGGAVYRDGAILGEPRGQFVKRSGN
- a CDS encoding MmgE/PrpD family protein, which gives rise to MSTETTLAQQLADFAANLHYDDIPVAVVESIKARVLDILGICAAAAPLETSRGARAWAMEQGGSAQANAVGVAQALPASLAAFVNGVLAHSLDYDDTHLPSVLHPSASVIPAVLAAAQAKGANGTEVIRAIAIGLETTVRLGMAGFDKESGNSVFFEHGQHATSICGTMGAATAVAALYGDATLIRNSLGVAASMASGIIESNRTGGTVKRIHCGWAAHSAISAVNLVRFGLTGPPTVLEGRFGFYQAWLHGKFKASEITDGLGKTWSIQDIFFKPYPANHFTHAAVDAAAALRRAGITPELIESLVLGVPAPNLRTIGEPIEVKRRPETGYMAQFSGPYAVAAGLLGGGGLEVGLDDYTDELAQDPVRRQIMAKVNVVPDAECTAIFPMQFPAVLTAHLVDGRTIVEKVLTTRGGPDRPLSFDELSRKFRDNAQRTLSSDAMDHLEAGCRDLDQSENVNDIFVHLSTIDADAPTASIPSTHFTSATV